Proteins co-encoded in one Corvus moneduloides isolate bCorMon1 chromosome 7, bCorMon1.pri, whole genome shotgun sequence genomic window:
- the SF3B1 gene encoding splicing factor 3B subunit 1 isoform X3 has protein sequence MAKIAKTHEDIEAQIREIQGKKPALDEAQGVGLDSTGYYDQEIYGGSDSRFAGYVTSIAATELEDDDDDYPSTSLLGQKKPGYHAPVALLNDIPQSTEQYDPFAEHRPQKIADREDEYKKHRRMMIISPERLDPFADGFYSAA, from the exons ATATCGAAGCACAAATTCGagaaattcaaggaaaaaagccTGCTCTCGATGAAGCACAAGGAGTAGGCCTTGATTCCACAGGATATTATGATCAAGAAATTTATGGTGGCAGCGACAGCAGATTTGCTGGATATGTCACTTCTATTGCAGCAACCGAATTGGAAGAT GATGATGACGACTACCCTTCCACAAGTTTGCTCGGCCAGAAGAAGCCAGGGTACCATGCTCCAGTGGCATTGCTTAATGACATACCACAGTCTACTGAACAG TATGATCCTTTTGCAGAACACCGTCCTCAAAAGATTGCAGATCGGGAAGATGAGTACAAAAAGCACAGGCGGATGATGATAATTTCCCCTGAGCGTCTTGATCCTTTTGCAGATG GCTTCTATTCTGCTGCTTGA